A stretch of the Mesorhizobium huakuii genome encodes the following:
- a CDS encoding uracil-DNA glycosylase family protein, translating into MSNAVEFDPGPPVAFAQHFASVPDYAPFKNFFWYDWGPVFYRGRLDGSARVLCIASDPGATERVALRTLVGDAGQRVQGFLAKLGLVRSYLCLNAFAYALIPSQSAGGDDVLDEPAHLAWRNALFDMAKGPQVQAVIAFGAQAQRAVAKWPGKAGTQVFKLPHPSSHDPQVLANAWRAAVVTLRGIVTADAGGNATGANYGAQLVEADYAVIPRRDLPFGVPAFMGDDRWLRAMAPPQFASVSRPQPDDRHTLIWKAPKSN; encoded by the coding sequence ATGAGCAATGCCGTCGAATTCGATCCCGGTCCGCCCGTGGCTTTTGCCCAGCACTTCGCCAGCGTGCCCGACTACGCCCCCTTCAAGAACTTCTTCTGGTATGATTGGGGGCCGGTCTTCTATCGGGGCAGGCTGGATGGGTCGGCGCGGGTGCTGTGCATCGCATCCGATCCCGGGGCAACCGAGAGGGTGGCGCTGAGGACATTGGTCGGCGATGCCGGCCAGCGGGTGCAGGGCTTTCTCGCCAAGCTCGGACTGGTCCGGTCCTATCTCTGCCTCAATGCCTTCGCCTACGCGCTGATCCCCAGCCAGAGCGCCGGCGGTGACGATGTCCTTGACGAGCCGGCGCACCTTGCGTGGCGCAACGCGCTGTTCGACATGGCGAAGGGGCCGCAAGTGCAGGCGGTCATCGCTTTCGGCGCGCAGGCCCAGCGCGCTGTCGCCAAATGGCCTGGCAAGGCTGGAACCCAGGTGTTCAAGCTTCCGCATCCCAGCAGCCACGATCCGCAAGTTCTTGCGAACGCCTGGCGGGCGGCGGTCGTCACGCTGCGCGGCATCGTCACCGCCGACGCCGGCGGCAATGCCACCGGGGCGAACTATGGCGCGCAACTGGTCGAGGCCGACTATGCGGTGATCCCGCGACGTGACCTGCCGTTCGGGGTTCCCGCCTTCATGGGCGACGACCGCTGGCTGCGGGCGATGGCGCCGCCGCAGTTCGCCAGCGTCAGCCGGCCTCAGCCCGACGACCGGCATACGCTGATCTGGAAGGCGCCGAAGTCGAATTAA
- a CDS encoding EAL domain-containing protein, translating to MARRGKKSRNGAFWGKALERAHLGVWDWDLRTGDCFYSAIWARMLGYEEDELANTSDLWLQLTHPDDRERALASGDRHIAGLTDAIETELRLKHKQGHWVWVLDRGGIVERGADGQPLRLMGVQTDISKQKAAEAALEQVTMRFRLALAASGTGIWHYDIATHKSYWDARTREMFGLVADTDEVPADLWHSFLHPEDKEATERAHQPAPGSNGVTASQYRIIKRDGEIRHIESLVRYVAAAGAAGQILGTVRDITEDKLREQELAFAARHDALTGLWNRTAFDRLLADHIATGVPLAVFYVDLDYFKALNDFAGHAAGDLALKSVAAGIGRCLPPSAHAARLGGDEFALLVPHCDAAQAERLAGAILAAVRGADLGLAATARRLAASIGIAIVNDRATTVADALACADDACYAAKAAGRDRFAMFSAEANSGGLNAARLAADTVDAMEDGRLKLFGQEIHRLGRPWQESRHVEVLARLAGRSGTLIPPSEFIPAAERFGIAARLDRWIIRTALSRHGAAMKSGAITLGFNLSAQTLSDPGLWEFVDSIIEQTGAPHSCIGFEITETAAVTNFDAAETFVRKARERRCRVSLDDFGAGMSSFEYLRRFPVDAIKIDGSFIEHIAESRFDREIVLAITSIARSLGCDVVGEKIERQDTLAMLSDMGVDLGQGFLLHRPEPLEQIVARATGSARTAPARRAS from the coding sequence ATGGCACGTCGGGGCAAGAAAAGTCGCAATGGAGCGTTCTGGGGCAAGGCCTTGGAGCGCGCCCATCTTGGCGTCTGGGACTGGGATCTTCGCACCGGCGACTGCTTCTATTCGGCGATCTGGGCGCGAATGCTGGGCTATGAGGAAGATGAACTCGCCAACACCAGCGACCTTTGGCTGCAGCTCACCCATCCCGACGACCGCGAGCGGGCGCTGGCCAGCGGCGACCGCCACATTGCCGGGCTGACCGATGCCATCGAAACCGAACTGCGGCTGAAGCACAAGCAGGGCCACTGGGTGTGGGTGCTTGACCGCGGCGGCATTGTCGAGCGCGGCGCGGACGGGCAGCCGCTCAGGCTGATGGGCGTGCAGACCGACATTTCGAAGCAGAAGGCGGCCGAAGCCGCGCTCGAACAGGTCACGATGCGCTTCCGCCTGGCGCTCGCCGCCAGCGGCACCGGCATCTGGCACTACGACATCGCCACCCACAAGAGCTATTGGGACGCCCGCACCAGGGAGATGTTCGGCCTCGTCGCCGATACCGACGAGGTGCCGGCCGATCTGTGGCACAGTTTTCTGCACCCCGAGGACAAGGAAGCCACCGAACGCGCCCACCAGCCGGCACCCGGCTCGAACGGCGTTACCGCCTCGCAATACCGCATCATCAAGCGCGACGGCGAAATCCGCCACATCGAATCGCTGGTGCGCTACGTCGCCGCCGCTGGTGCTGCCGGCCAGATCCTCGGCACGGTGCGCGACATCACCGAGGACAAGCTGCGCGAACAGGAGCTTGCGTTTGCCGCCCGCCACGACGCACTGACCGGCCTGTGGAATCGCACCGCCTTCGACAGGCTGCTTGCCGACCATATCGCCACGGGCGTGCCGCTGGCGGTGTTCTATGTCGATCTCGACTACTTCAAGGCGCTCAACGACTTCGCCGGCCATGCCGCCGGCGATCTGGCGCTGAAAAGCGTGGCGGCCGGCATTGGCCGCTGCCTGCCGCCATCGGCGCATGCGGCACGGCTCGGCGGCGACGAGTTTGCCCTTTTGGTGCCCCATTGCGACGCCGCGCAGGCTGAGCGGCTGGCCGGCGCCATACTGGCGGCCGTGCGCGGCGCCGATCTCGGCCTTGCCGCGACCGCGCGTCGGCTCGCGGCAAGCATCGGCATCGCCATCGTCAACGACCGGGCCACCACGGTCGCCGACGCGCTGGCCTGCGCCGATGACGCCTGCTACGCGGCCAAGGCCGCCGGACGCGACCGCTTCGCGATGTTTTCGGCCGAGGCCAATTCCGGCGGCCTCAACGCGGCGCGGCTCGCCGCCGACACCGTCGACGCCATGGAGGACGGCCGGCTGAAGCTGTTCGGCCAGGAGATCCACCGGCTGGGAAGGCCCTGGCAGGAAAGCCGCCATGTCGAAGTGCTGGCGCGGCTTGCCGGGCGCAGCGGCACGCTGATCCCGCCCAGCGAATTCATCCCGGCGGCGGAGCGCTTCGGCATTGCCGCCAGGCTCGACCGCTGGATCATCCGCACCGCGCTGTCGCGGCATGGCGCGGCGATGAAGTCCGGCGCGATCACGCTCGGCTTCAACCTGTCGGCGCAGACGCTGAGCGATCCGGGACTGTGGGAGTTCGTCGACAGCATCATCGAGCAAACCGGGGCGCCACATTCCTGTATCGGCTTCGAAATCACCGAAACCGCCGCCGTCACCAATTTCGATGCCGCCGAGACATTCGTGCGCAAGGCGCGCGAGCGGCGTTGCCGGGTCAGCCTCGACGATTTCGGCGCCGGCATGAGCTCGTTCGAATATCTCAGGCGCTTTCCGGTCGATGCCATCAAGATTGACGGCTCGTTCATCGAGCATATCGCCGAGAGCCGCTTCGACCGCGAAATTGTGTTGGCCATCACCAGCATCGCCCGCAGCCTCGGTTGCGACGTGGTGGGCGAGAAGATCGAACGCCAGGACACGCTGGCCATGCTCAGCGATATGGGCGTCGATTTGGGCCAGGGTTTTCTGCTGCACCGGCCTGAACCGCTGGAGCAGATCGTGGCGCGCGCAACCGGGTCGGCAAGGACGGCACCGGCCCGCAGAGCATCATAA
- a CDS encoding ester cyclase has translation MTKQEDNKAVVVRWFTDFWGETCDLSVVDDIAAPDMLLKYSLHEPRRGRDDIKSFMTDFRAAFPDLNFWATADLIAEGDYVVGQWEGGGTHSGPAFGDFLAGSLPAATGRAMRFTGITVLKVIDGRIVEEIGLDDGVAALTQLGLIKAA, from the coding sequence ATGACCAAACAGGAAGACAACAAGGCCGTCGTCGTCAGATGGTTCACCGACTTCTGGGGTGAAACCTGCGATCTGTCCGTCGTCGACGACATCGCCGCGCCCGACATGCTGCTCAAATATTCACTGCATGAGCCGCGCCGGGGCCGCGACGACATCAAGTCCTTCATGACCGACTTCCGCGCCGCCTTCCCGGATCTCAACTTCTGGGCCACGGCCGATCTTATTGCCGAGGGCGATTATGTCGTCGGCCAGTGGGAGGGCGGCGGCACGCATAGCGGCCCGGCCTTCGGCGATTTCCTCGCCGGCTCGCTTCCCGCCGCCACCGGCCGCGCCATGCGCTTCACCGGCATCACCGTGCTGAAGGTGATCGACGGCCGCATCGTCGAGGAGATCGGCCTCGACGACGGCGTCGCGGCGCTGACCCAGCTCGGCCTGATCAAGGCCGCCTGA
- a CDS encoding phosphatase PAP2 family protein: MSAHTGQRDGESRSLAVFDLDIAATRSGWLLTALCLAYALAALCLQPSRYLHLAQSYAQPFIVFLPTLLVAGLGLLALTFARHSPTRFMLDMLRQRWLGAAPVILLFFLGITAFTTFKIAIPEIVPFYADRMLAELDLGLHGADPWIWAHSVIPEPISAVIFIGYGYAWHVQWFGTLLFVAFWNNPAGRLRYLWTLALTTILCGTVLAMALSSAGPIFHDQFYGGDRFAALQDALAQNDYAAPVHTYASYLLTAYASGRPELGGGISAMPSMHVAFATLNAFFLSGFGRRWAVAGWSFAALILFGSVYTGWHYAVDGYLSILVVSVLWYLTGRFVLPQASRDTTVIGLPLPEPASQ, encoded by the coding sequence ATGAGTGCGCATACCGGGCAGCGGGACGGCGAAAGCCGCTCGCTTGCCGTTTTTGACCTGGACATCGCTGCGACCAGGAGCGGCTGGCTGCTGACTGCCCTGTGCCTGGCTTATGCCCTGGCCGCGCTTTGCCTGCAGCCGAGCCGCTATCTGCACCTGGCGCAATCCTACGCCCAGCCCTTCATCGTCTTCCTGCCCACGCTCCTTGTCGCCGGCCTCGGCCTGTTGGCGCTGACATTTGCCAGGCATAGCCCGACACGGTTCATGCTCGATATGCTCAGGCAGCGCTGGCTGGGCGCCGCACCGGTGATCCTTCTGTTCTTTCTCGGCATCACCGCCTTCACCACCTTCAAGATCGCCATCCCGGAGATCGTTCCGTTCTATGCCGACCGCATGCTGGCGGAGCTTGATCTTGGGCTGCATGGCGCCGATCCCTGGATATGGGCGCACAGCGTCATTCCCGAACCCATCTCGGCCGTCATTTTCATCGGCTACGGATATGCCTGGCACGTGCAATGGTTCGGCACTTTGCTGTTCGTCGCCTTCTGGAACAACCCGGCAGGGCGTTTGCGTTACCTCTGGACGTTGGCGCTGACCACGATCCTGTGCGGCACCGTCCTGGCCATGGCGCTGTCATCCGCCGGCCCGATATTTCATGACCAGTTCTACGGCGGCGATCGGTTTGCCGCATTGCAGGACGCGCTAGCGCAGAACGACTACGCCGCGCCGGTCCACACCTATGCCAGCTATCTGCTCACAGCCTACGCAAGCGGCCGCCCCGAACTGGGCGGCGGTATCTCCGCCATGCCAAGCATGCATGTCGCCTTCGCTACGCTCAACGCGTTCTTCCTGAGCGGTTTCGGCCGCCGCTGGGCTGTCGCCGGCTGGTCCTTTGCAGCACTCATCCTGTTCGGCTCGGTCTACACCGGCTGGCACTATGCCGTTGACGGCTACCTTTCGATCCTTGTCGTGTCCGTGCTCTGGTACCTGACGGGCCGTTTCGTTCTGCCGCAGGCGAGCCGCGACACCACCGTGATAGGACTGCCGCTGCCCGAACCGGCGTCGCAATGA